The genome window CATTTTTCCCTTTGGGAAGAATTCTGAATTTGATAGCAAAAAGAATAACTTTTCCCTTTAGGAGGAATATTCTGAAATTTGCTATAgcaaaaagaatatttttttccctttgggaaGAATTCTGAATTTGGCTGTAGGGGAAAGAATAGGTTTTTCCTTTGGGAAGAATATTCTGAATTTGGGATGGCTGTAGGAATAAGAATTAACTTTTCCTTTGGGAAGAATTCTGAATTTGGCTGTAGGGAAAAGAATatgtttttcctttgagaaaaatattctgaattttgGCTATAgcaaaaagaataatttttccctTTGGGAAGATCATTGTGAATTTGGCTGTAGGGAAAAGAACAGGTTTTTCCTTTGGGAAGAATTCTGAATTTGGCTGTAGGGAAAAGAACAGGTTTTTCCTTTGGGAAGAATTCTGAATTTGGCTGTAAGGAAAAGAACAGGTTTTTCCTTAGGGAAGAATTCTGAATTTGGCTGTAGGGAAAATAACAGGTTTTTCCTTTGGGAAGAATTCTGAATTTGGCTGTAGGGAAAAGAACAGGTTTTTCCTTTGGGAAGAATTCTGAATTTGGCTGTAGGGAAAAGAACAGGTTTTTCCTTTGGGAAGACCGTTCTGAATTTGGCTGTAGGAAGAAGAATCATTTCTCCCTTTGGGAAGAACACTGTGAGTTTTCACCCAGCCTCTTCTCCCCCGAACCCATCCCTTCCCCCTGACTGAGCCCCGGCTTTACCTGAAGgagctcccccagctctgccaagcCTGGCTGGTTGGTTGCTTGCCCCAGGCCCCGTGTGCTGCGAgaatgggaatttccagggaaggcttttccttgtgttttaCCTGCCATCTGCAGATGCTGCACAGACTCTCCCAAAGGAGCAGAGCGTCGCTAAGCCCAGCCCAGACCAGCTGCAGGTAAACCCCACTGCCCAGTGGGTTCTTTTCTTGTACAGAGCCGCCCCTTCTCTGTACCTCTGCACGGTGGACTGCCAGAACTTTTTGTTCTTCTCGTTGTGCTGCTCCTCACCTTTTCCTCCTGAGagaaaaatcccccaaaatgaAAAAAGTTCTCGGAGtccacagagcagggacagagccacCCTTCTCTGTTCTCCTTGTGACAGAGTGCCAGTCTCTGAGCGCGTTCTTCTGGGGTGCAGCACTTCCAGGCCTCAGCTTCTCCAGCCGTggtttcctgcttttccccccctcttttATCTCACCTTTTCTCCCACTAGGAATTGCCAAATAAATAATTCACTGTGCCTAGTTAGGATTTGtttccagcagcttttcaggCAGAGGTGAAAACCTAGGAAAAATCTTGGCGCCTCCAAAGTTTCTTCCAGGTGTGGTTTGGGGTGAAGTCTGGGAGGTGTCAGAGAGTCGCAAAATCAACTTTCACTGCATGAAAAATGCCAGCTTTGGGATTCTTGCCAAGCTGAAGATTTTTCCTTGGTGCTGATTCCAGAGGCTTTAAAGAGAAATAGTGTGTAGTTTTTATTCTGAATTACTTCCTACCTGCTTGATCTCGTCCTGCAGCTGGTGCCTGGGGATGGAAGTGCTGCATCCCCTtgtccctgcaagctctgctgggctcattcctgcattttccttcctgcagctcagccaagAGGAAGGATCTGACTCTGGGATCCTGGAGGGTGACAGCAAAAGCTCAGCTCCAGCTACCTCAGAGCCCAAATGTGACAGTTGTGAAGGTGAGGGACAAATTTCTGCATTATCACAATGTTTGCAAATATGTGTGGGACGCACAGCAGCAAAAtgctggaggaaggagctgggagacTCAAAAAAACCCTGGTTTGgaacagaaacattaaaaatctTGGTGCTAAGGACTGAGAAATTACAAAGTTCACCacaggtattttattttctggcaTAAATGCTCTGAGTGCAGTGGCAGGTtaagccccaaaatcccatctctCACTGAGTAATGCCATGAGAAAAAATCTTCCAGACCTTGCTGGAGGGCGTTTTAAATGCTGGAATTATCTTTGGATCCATCCCCCTTCCCAAGGGAGGTTCCTGAGCTCACAGaacccagcctgggctggctgcagtcaTTCCCTGCAAACCAAGCAgagaactgaagaaaaatggggatttttgggtggatCTGTCATATTTTGACATTTCCCCcgtgggatttttttgctggGTCACGTGTGGAGATTTCAAAAGTTTTGGGAgcaattttcctgtttttttccacttttaatCTCTTTTATCAATGTAAAAAAGCAACTCCTTGTTTCCAGCTCCAATGGGAGAGCTGGAAATTCCCTGAATTTACCAACCAGCCTTGGAAACCCTTGGAAAATTCCCTGGATTTACCAACCAGCCTTGCAGAGTGCTCAGTTTGGGATCCCAGGCTGGAGCATGGGGAGGATGGATCCCACTTCTTGGGAATTCAGGGGCTGCAAACTGAATTCCAACCAGtcctttctgcattttaaatcaCTCCAGAAACCCACTCAGGGCTGGCTGCGGaagtgtttgtgtttctgtggtaaaactttaaattaaactcagcctgtcccagtgcagggGCACTGGGAACACTGCGATGTTCCCTGACTTGTACAGGGATTTTTGCCGGATTAGGGACATCCAAACCCCAGAGCTCACAGCCTGattcaaaaagtaaaaaaaaatatcacatttGAGCCCATTATTTTTCTCCGCTGGTGTCTCTTACCCAATGACTTGGACTGTGCTTGGCTCTTCCAGACAGTGATTTGATAGAAAACCTCTCCAAAAGCAAAAAGCCCAAGCTGGACCTGGTTTTTGAGGAATGGGATGTGGCCGGGCTGCCGTGGTGGTTTTTAGGGAATCTCAGAAGCAATTACAAATCCAGGAGTAACGGATCCACGGATATTCAGACTAACCAGGTGTGTAAGGAGGAGCCTTGtgtcctcttcctctcctcttttGGCTTCCAAGGAAATCAAAtatcctgtttttttctctctttccccttcccactCCAGGATTTTCAGCCTTTTTCCCACTCTGGGTCTTTCCCATCGGGTGGTTGGTGAATTTTAGAGTTTTTAAATCGACCAAACTCTTTTCTCAAGGCCCTCAGGGGTGCCTGGATTTCAGGagttgccctttttttttttactggggTGAACATTTTAGGGTGGTGGCCGAGCTGGAAGGGGGAGCTGGAAGAGGTGGAAGTTGGAAAGAGAGGAGATGGTGAGGTAAAAATTCGGAAAAGGTTGGGAAAAGAGGAACTTGTGAGGTAAAAGTTGGGAAAAGGAGAATTTGTGAGGTAAAAATTGGGAAAAGTTTGGGAAAAGGGGAATTTGTGAGgtaaaaattgggaaaaggttgggaaaaggagaatttgtgaggtaaaaattgggaaaaggtTGGGAAAAGGGGAATTTGTGAGgtaaaaattgggaaaaggtTGGGAAAAGGGGAATTTGTGAGgtaaaaattgggaaaaggtTGGGAAAAGAGGAACTTGTGAGgtaaaaattgggaaaaggagaatttgtgaggtaaaaattgggaaaaagttgggaaatggggaatttgTGAGGTAAAAATTGGGAAAAGATTGGGAAAAGGGGAACTTTTGAGGTGGAAATTAGGAAAAGGTTGGGAAAAGGGGAACTTGTGAGGTGAAAATTGGAAAGAGAGAAGCCTATgagggggaaattgggaaaagggAATCTGTGGggtgaaaattttaaaaatggtaaCCTGTGAGGTGGAAACTGGGGAAAAAGGGGGCTTGTAAGGGAGAAATTGGGAAAAGATAAGCCTGTGAGGGGGAAATTGGAGACCAGGGAACTTGTGAGGtagaaattgggaaaaactGAGTTGGTGAGGGGGAAACTGGGGAAAGGTTGGGAAAGGGGAGCCTGTGAAGTGGAAACTGGGGAAAGGGGGAACTTATGAGGTGGGAATTGGAAAAAAGGGAATCTGTGAGgggaagattttaaaaatggaagcCTGTGAGGTGGGAAAAAGGGGGCCTGTGAGGCAGAAATTCTCAAAAGGGGTTTCTGAGGGCAGTGAGGTGCCCAGGGCTTTGGAGGTTGTTGGAGAGGAAAATGAGACAGTGCTGGATGTGGAGCTGCTCCTAAatgatttttcctgttttttttttttttttccctcaggacATTGACACTGCCATAGTTTCAGACACCACTGATGACCTGTGGTTCCTCAACGAGTGTCCCCTGgaccagggcactgctgggctcAAGGTGGAAGTGCTGGACTGTGAGGAGGTCAAAGAAGGTGACACCAAGGTACCTCTGGCAcagttttctctgttttaattCATCCCATGGTGCTCTGCTGCCCTTGGAAAGGCTGGATCTTTTCCCATCCAGAGGCTAAATCCTGTTCAGAAAAGGCTGTCACCATTCCTCATGTGTGTGATGGTTTTCCTGCTTGAGTTTTGgtttaaattcaaattttcaACGCATAAAATCAATTGAAAATGAATTAAACTTCTCATAGCAATTTAAGTGGGTTTCTAACCAGTACCTGCAAGAGTTACAAATCAAAAATCATGGAATTAGGTTtggaaaaggcttttaaaaatcgAGTCTAGCTAAAGACTCAAAGAGGAAAGTCTGATCATGGTAAACCAGCAAGTTACCAacattctgcaaaaaaaaacactgcaaaaacatttttaattcacTTTTAGAAGTGATTTAATGAGCAGGGTGATGCTATAATCCTTTAATTGGGGTGTGCAGTGCCAGACGAACAATAAATAGGGAATATTCCAACATTCCCACCCTCTGACAATGCTTTCCTGAATTCCAGGTGCCTGAGGATGTGTGCTTGGATGAGCTGGAGAATTCCCAGTGCCTGAGTGATGACACGGACACAGAGGCTGCTTCTGAGGtgggaattctttgggattacctggggctgggagggctcatcccacatctgctgctggttttggggtgagaAAAGCTGATTTTCTTGTGGGATTCcaaaaagaaaagtggctgGGTGAAGTTATGTTGATACCCAGGCATGGTTTAATAAGGTTTTAATAAGATTTTAATTCTGTGTTATCCTCTGGATGGAAATCTGGAGGATTGTCCTTGGAAGGGACCTGGGAATCTCAAGTAGAACTTTATGGTTTTTGGCAGAATTGTAGTGGTTTTTAGCAGAGTTTTCCAGACTGGAATAAATGGGGATGTCCCTGGCTTTGGACAGCTGAGTCCTGGCTCTGCActtgtgcagctcctgctcttttctgtgagataattaattaataaatccATTACTTATGCAGATTTGACAGCTCGTAAGTGATGGGTGAGCCTGGAAAACAAATTCCTGCCAAATTCCAGGAGCTCTCCCCTTGAATTTTGAGCAAAAGTTTGAAAATTCtcttgaaattaaataaaaataaactgccCCAACTTGGATTCTTCCAGAGAGCTaggagaggggaaggagaggaatTAATGAGGGTATCAATCCCAAGCcacaaaatgttgatttttCCAGCTTATAAATCactcataaataatttttttttaacgaGGCTTCCTTGCTGCTTTACCCACATGGCTAAAATGTGGAATACccaaaaataaattgattttttgctggattttttttctgccttaaaTCCCTCAGGATTGCTGGCAATGCTCCAAGTGCAGGAAATTCAACTCTCCGGGGAAAAGGTACTGCTTCCGCTGCTGGGCCCTTCGCAAGGACTGGTACTGGGACTGCCCCAAactgccccattccctgtccctttCCAACATCAATTCCATGGAAAACCAGGAGCAGGATGAAGGGGTGGACGTCCCAGACTGCAGGAGGACGATCTCAGCCCCGGCTGGCCAACCCAAACATCTTTTCCTGGCAGAAAACAAACCCCGCGCGGATCCCGGCGGCTCCATCGAGTCCTTGGATTTGGTGCGGGACGGGAAAAATCGGGATTTTGCCAAGCtgaagaaagaggaggaggtggaatCTTTGGAGAGCATCAAAACCCTGCTGAATCCCTGCTTCCTGTGCCAGCACAGGCCTCGGGATGGGAATATTGTCCATGGAAGGACTGCTCACCTGGTGGCCTGTTTCAGGTGTGCCAGGATGCTGAAGAAGAAGAGATCGCCGTGTCCTGTGTGCAGGAAGGAGATCAAGATGGTCATCAGGATCTTCATGGGGTAGGGAGACTTTCTGCCCCTAAAGTAACCCTAAAATCTGGCTTTTTGCACTCAAACCCCCATTATGGTGCGTGCAGGAAGGAGATCAAGATGGTCATCAGGATCTTCATAAAATAGCCCCAAAATTTGGCTTTTTGCACTCAAACCCCCATTACGGTGCGTGCAGGAAGGAGATCAAGATGGTCATCAGGATCTTCATAAAATAATcccaaaatttggatttttacACACAAATCCTAATTTCAGTGTGTGCAGGAAGGAGATCAAGATGGTCATCAGGATCTTAATAAAATAGCCCCAAAATGTGGCTTTTTGCACTCAAACCCCCATTACGGTGCGTGCAGGAAGGAGATCAAGATGGTCATCAGGATCTTCATAACCCCAGAAAGATGATTTTTGCACACAAATTCCAATTTCTTTGTGTGCAGGAAGGAGATCAGGATGGCCATCGGGATCTTCATGGACCTACTAttaaaataaccccaaaatagattttttttgcaCGAAACCCACAATTCCAGAGTTTGGTCTGCAGGATCAAGATGGTCATCGGGATCTTTATGGGATACCAGGACCTTCTGCCCctaaaataaccccaaaatgaAGATTTTTGCACTCAAACCCCAATTGCAAAGCTCAGCCAGtgaaaccaaagaaaacaaagatttaATTCCACCAAGAATCCTCTGCAGGATCCACTTTTTCCATGGAAATCACCTCAAGATCAAAACCCCAGCTTggaaattttcccaatttcccatctTCAGCCCGATTTTATCCCTCGGGATTCTTTCTCCTGACCAAGAACAGCAGATTTGGGAAAAATTGAAACCTTtggaatgggttttttttttccataaatctCGACCTGTGCAATTCCTTTGGAGCTGAGagttaaaaacataaataaatatttatggtGGGAGGGCAGGGGATTTGTtttggagagaagaaaaagaactttATTCCTaagttttttattgtttaaGGTTGGCAGGGTGAAGAATTCCTTGCTCCCAGATGGGAAATAAATCCAAGTTTTTAATCCACGCCTCTCAGGTCACAAATGagatggaaaaataataataatgttatatttttctttcttcttgggctctttaatttctatttcttctcttttttgtgtatttaaatctgtgtcacccctgtccaGCAGGATTCAATTCCAGCAgctttgggatattttgggatgtTCCACCTGCCCTCACCTATCCTTTTAGGCTGTAACAATCCTCTTTTTTTAGTGAAAAGTggcttgaaaaacaaaacacattgaGTTGGCAGATAAAGTAATTCCTTTAAAGCCCTATTTACACCCTTTTCAGGCacaattttccccttttttagcagatttttttcaccatttccaagcaatttttttcccatttccagggagattttccccccttttcaggcatatttttcctcttttcaaatacatttttttactCTTTCCAGGCAGGTTTTTCCCCTTCCAATGTCTGCAAAATCCTTCGGGAATGGCCGCAGTAAATCCTTCTGGATTTGACCCTTTGTTCACCAgcccattcccaatcccaatcccatttccTCTGACATTCCACTGGGATGACCCACCCCATCCCTGTGACAATTCCGAGTGgagtttttctcccttttccagctgttttttGCGATCAGGGCTCCTGGAGAAGGTGGAGCTCACTAGAGGGCACCCACACCCAGCTCCTGCCGCTCTCTCTCTGTCCAGGATCCACGTTCCAGGCTGGAAAAAGGCGCTCAGGGACACCATCCCATGACTGGGGTTTGATTTTCCTGATttcccaaacccacaaatccaaattttccccctgccccaaatcccagcaaTGCCCCTTGGACCCCTCCAGGTGCATCTCAACATtaccagggttttttttcctacttcctcccctcttcctgtttttctttcttttttttttcctggtttacCCTTTATCCACAAAAGTTTTGGGATCTTGTGGGATCCAGGATCCATCCAGCCCCACAGGGAAGTGTCACCGTCACCATTTCCCATTCttccatcccaaatcctcccttcctgctttcccccaggtgacagcagtgacagagcagGGGCTGACACTTGTTTTGATAATCCCAAcactccaaaaaaaccccaaaaataaccccaaaccccacacagatcccaaaggaaagaaaaacttcttgttttagggttttttttggtttttcttgtatttctaAAGCAGGGACTGTCCAGCgagggaggtgacactgggatTGCTTTGTTTGATGATCCCAAGGcttcaaaaaaccccaaaaaagaaACCCCAGACCCCACACAGATCCCAAAGGAAGAAACCtcttttttttagggttttttttttttgtatttccaaAGCAAGGACTGTCCAGCGAGGGAGGTGACACCtctggggtgtccctggtgccagggggatgcagatttggggttCCTTTTATGCTTTTATGGCTCTTCACCCACTCGGGGCATCGTCCCCACAGcgttctccatcccctccatcttcccaggagggtttttttgggatccacGGCCAAATCCAGCCCCTCTGCATGGATCCAGGACCACCAGAGGCTCCTCTCCCATGGATCCTGAGGCTCCTCAAGGCCATGTTCACGAaatcccgttttttccccaccgtcctgtttttttttgtttttttttggtaaaaaaaccctttcccccctccccaccctccccaaaatcccgctgaaccccccaaaatccgtCCTCCCTCAGCACTCCAGGGGTGCCGCCTGCACCTCCACGGCCAGGAGGTGTCCCCGGGGCTGCACGGGATAAACCACACGCACAGCCCCGGCCGCACGGAGCGATTCCCGCCGGGATCCggcgcgcgccgccgcccccaggagcagcaggcacagcagcagcgcCGTCACCAgcgtcccctgtccccatggcatCCCCTGCGTGGCCTCTTTAGTCCTGGCGGTGACACAGGCCACCCTGACCGGCGGTGCCACCAAGGTGACGTGCAGACACGCCCGGTACTCGGTGTTGGGGCTCAGCCGGGTGACGTTGTAGCTGTGGGTGCCCGCCGGGATCCGCGCCGTGCCCAGCCATGAGCCCAGCGCCGAGCTGGCCCAGGTGAGGTTGGAGGAGATGGCGTTGAGGCACGGCCGCCAGGCCAGCAGGACGTGGTGGGGCTGGACGtccaccaccagcagctccagctcggCCTGGCCCAGCGGGAAGGAGCGGTTGACCAGCACGCGCACACCGCGGGTGTCGGCGCCCAGCAGGTTGTGAGCCACGCACGTGTAGAGCCCGGCCTCGTGCGCTGCGATCCCTCGGATCTCCAGCGTCCCCTCGGAGTGCACCTTGAACTTCCCGTCATCCCCGAAGGGCAGCAGCTTCACCCCGGCCGGTGTCACCCAGTAAATCTCCGGCTCTGGCTCCGCCAGCGCCCGGCAGTGCAGGGCCACGTTGTCACCGacctcggcctccaggcgcgcCGGGATGCTGCGGGCGGAGATGAGCGGCAGGCACTGCTCCGTCATCTCCCGGAAAGGGACGTCGCGGATGTGGCGGCGCTGGAGGTCGGGGGGCTCGGCACAGAGCGTGGACTGGGGCTCAATGAAGCGCACGCGGGGCCGGGTGCTGTTGACCCAGCGGATGACGCAG of Anomalospiza imberbis isolate Cuckoo-Finch-1a 21T00152 chromosome 26, ASM3175350v1, whole genome shotgun sequence contains these proteins:
- the MDM4 gene encoding protein Mdm4 → MSKFPNSSQAPGAGNSCRIPLGQANQVVPKLPLLRILRAAGAQGDSFTLKEVMHFLGQYIMGRQLYDRRQQHLVHCGGDALGELLGLRSFSLRDPSPVYEMLKRNLSPAALPDAAQTLPKEQSVAKPSPDQLQLSQEEGSDSGILEGDSKSSAPATSEPKCDSCEDSDLIENLSKSKKPKLDLVFEEWDVAGLPWWFLGNLRSNYKSRSNGSTDIQTNQDIDTAIVSDTTDDLWFLNECPLDQGTAGLKVEVLDCEEVKEGDTKVPEDVCLDELENSQCLSDDTDTEAASEDCWQCSKCRKFNSPGKRYCFRCWALRKDWYWDCPKLPHSLSLSNINSMENQEQDEGVDVPDCRRTISAPAGQPKHLFLAENKPRADPGGSIESLDLVRDGKNRDFAKLKKEEEVESLESIKTLLNPCFLCQHRPRDGNIVHGRTAHLVACFRCARMLKKKRSPCPVCRKEIKMVIRIFMG